A single Haloplasma contractile SSD-17B DNA region contains:
- a CDS encoding YjcZ family sporulation protein: MDYNCRPRSEYGNSYAIVLVLFILIVIAAVSNGCIK; this comes from the coding sequence GTGGATTATAATTGTAGACCAAGAAGTGAGTATGGGAATTCATATGCCATTGTTCTAGTATTATTTATTTTAATTGTTATTGCAGCAGTTTCTAATGGATGTATAAAGTAA
- a CDS encoding M23 family metallopeptidase codes for MKIKKLLVLLLVFPISICTITTGVNAAKKDDNQVPERMYIYKQYARYTDIPWYIIGAIDQYERNTKNYRKYCKKDEEIISICFDPVLWSGYANPREDDQNLDTIYLFQGMGVDGDGDGLAERLNTYDRLQAMLNYISSYGKGKKEIEAALLNYYKVEKGVNIIFTIAKLFEQYDTVELGKRVFPIPKHYAGDYTNNYGTGRSWGGYRIHEGVDIFSHYGTPVVSTAYGVVEIIGWNEFGGYRLGIRDMYNTYEYYAHLNGYAKGLEEGDIVEPGQVIGYVGSTGYGKEGTSGKFPPHLHFGFYKFDGRKEWSFNPYHYINKWERVSLK; via the coding sequence ATGAAAATAAAAAAATTATTAGTATTACTATTAGTGTTCCCTATTTCTATATGCACAATTACAACAGGTGTGAATGCAGCAAAAAAGGATGACAATCAAGTACCTGAAAGGATGTATATTTATAAACAGTATGCTAGGTATACAGACATACCATGGTACATAATCGGAGCCATTGATCAATACGAAAGAAACACAAAAAATTATCGAAAGTATTGTAAGAAAGACGAAGAAATCATATCGATTTGTTTTGATCCTGTTTTATGGAGTGGTTATGCAAATCCTCGTGAAGATGATCAAAACTTAGACACTATTTATTTATTTCAGGGTATGGGTGTAGATGGAGATGGAGATGGTCTAGCTGAACGTTTAAATACCTATGACCGTCTTCAAGCAATGCTTAATTATATATCCTCATATGGTAAAGGTAAAAAAGAAATCGAAGCAGCACTTTTAAACTATTATAAAGTAGAAAAAGGGGTAAACATTATTTTTACAATTGCAAAATTATTTGAACAATATGATACAGTTGAATTAGGGAAACGTGTATTTCCAATTCCTAAACATTATGCCGGTGATTATACAAACAATTACGGAACTGGTAGGTCTTGGGGAGGCTATCGTATCCATGAAGGTGTCGATATTTTCTCACATTATGGAACACCAGTTGTATCAACTGCATATGGAGTTGTTGAAATCATTGGTTGGAATGAATTCGGGGGCTATCGTCTTGGAATTCGGGACATGTATAATACTTATGAATATTATGCACATTTGAATGGATATGCAAAAGGTTTGGAAGAAGGAGACATTGTTGAACCTGGACAGGTAATTGGCTATGTAGGCTCTACAGGATATGGAAAGGAAGGAACGAGTGGAAAGTTTCCTCCGCATCTTCACTTTG